Genomic segment of Hirundo rustica isolate bHirRus1 chromosome 6, bHirRus1.pri.v3, whole genome shotgun sequence:
GGATACCCATTAGCAGTTTCTGACAGCTGTTTCTGCATGATGGCCAGTGACACTTTATTGGAGGCCAGGAAGTCTTTCATGGAGATCATCTCTCCTGACAGACGGCGTCCATCTGTGTCACTCTCATTGACAATGTCAGTCTCGATGGAGATGTTTCTCCGGCTGCGCACATTTCCTGGCATTACCACATTCCTCCGTGAACGAAATAATCTTCTTTGGCATCTGTGGCAGCACTTGCAGGCCATCTTCTTTAATATCCAGTTTATGGACTGCTTGATGACAATAGAGATCACATTAAACAAGGAGTAGATGCAGCACACCCCCATGAGTATGAAGATAAAGTTGCCAAAGCGGTAAAGGCCTTGGCTCTCGTACCTGATGTTCTGGCTACTGACCAGATCACCAAAACCAATGGTGCTGAAGGCCACAAAGCAGAAGTAAAGTGAGTCAAAGTAACTCCACCCTTCAATTGGTGTGTACAttgcagaggcacagcaggaaaTGATGAGGGATGCTACACATAAAATCAGCATAACATAGTACACAGAGGGCTTCCAGCCCGCCAGGCTGTCCACCTCAGAGGTCCCCGAGCCCCGCCGGCCGTTGTGAGGGAGAACCCCTTTCCTCCTCAGCTGTCTTTCGTGGCAGGACTTCATGACGTAAGCTATGACAGTGATCAAACGCTCCAGGAACAGGTTAAAGAACAAAATGGTCCCTGCACATCCTATAAGGCCgtaaaatatcagaaaaattttGCCTCCAACGGTGGCTGGGGTGGTCATACCAAATCCTGGAAGACAAAAAAGaacagttgaaaaaaataaacgTGTAGGTACCGTGTTAGGACTTTTCACCACGTGCAAGATGAATGAACTGGTACCAAATCCTTGTGGTACAGCTCAGCtttgagaaaaaatacattctccTCAGATACTACCCACTTGTGCTTGACTATATCTAAGCTGTAAGGGGAAGAAGAAGCACATGCCAGCATTTCCTCCAGAAtcagaatgaaacaaaaagcagaacaaaacacaTGGACAGGAAAAGAGAGTTTAGAGGAGGTCTGAATTTTGGTCTGGTTGCTAGGTTCACTCTTCTTTCTTTGTGCTTTGGATCGCTCCCAGGCTTTGGGGTTATCGCAGCTGGTTTCTTCTGTCTGATGCTGTTTTGCATCATGGCTCTGTCCCAGGGGTGGATCTTGCCTTCCAGAGATCCATCTGCACCAAATCTTTGGAACACAAAGTGAAATTTCTCTGAGGCTCACTTGACTCCTGGTGTTAGTGCAGGTGGCATATCACCCAGCACTCAGCACCCACTGTAGCCTGGCTGTGGAAGCCCACACCAGATGACATAGCCCCTGACAGGACCATCAGCCCCTCATGAGTGTCCCTGTAGGAGTTTAAGATGCCCTGCATCTGACTCGGCTGTCTGTCACTCATTATCAACCCCCTTTTAAGTCAGCGTTGCTAAAGTTCTTCTATTTCTCTGCGTCCCACTCCACAGTTCAAGTCTGCATGTGGATCTCATCAAAAGTGTCCTCTGGTCTGATTCCCTGTCATGGGATTTCTCAGGCCAGAGGTGCTTCAGTCTACTCTCAAATATTTCCCATCCTAATGCctgaaaatagtaattttgttttggttaaaGCTGTTGATAAGACAATCTTGCTTTAATAAGATATTACTAAAGGATAAAAATATGTCCGGAACATCATTGAACAAATTGGAGTAACACTCATGACAAATCTTTGCTGGTGTTTTATCAGGATTAAAGGACTACATAACTGACCAActaagcaaaaacatttttgttgacaggacagaaaaataatgggagacactgggtttttttctttctctttataaCTGTGAAATAAAGACATTAGGCTctgagaaataaagcaaaatgtatTCAGTATGGTACACTTGAACTTCAAATATAAGAGCAACGTGAAAAGACCATGTTTCCAACAGTGCCAAACTGCACCCCTCTTCCCTTCACTGGCaacctgctgccagcacagattCCTCTCTAACACTGGTGCTGCCTTACACTGTGAAGTGTCAGCCCTCAGCCCCACCCCTCCAGCTCGAGCGCCACTACCAGCTCCAAGCGTGGGCTCTCCAGGGTCACTGCACTTCTGCCTGCATCCACAATCAAACATCAAGTGGTCCTACAGGAGGCTCCAGCCTCATCATTAAATTTCTGTGCTGGAGAGAGCTAGATTGCAGCCCTGTGGTGTGGAAAACAACATGACAAGTGACAaatcaaagacaaaatattctTCACTACAAGaactttttcttgttgttgCCTTTGGCACACAAATATTTCCTCTTGCTTTCCACCCTTCCTTTCTGATCCATGACTTGATCCCTCTAAAATTCCAGTTTTAATGCTTATTTTCGGTGCAGGCTGGCTTATATGCAAGTCATGACCTCCACCCTGTGGACagacacaaaagaaacaaatgacaAGAGGAATCTCTCTGCAGCTGGTGAGATCTACCCAAGGAAGCTGTGGGGAGGGAAGTGAGGGGTGCcatgtccctgccccagcctgttcCTTGAAGAAGGGAAGCAGCTGTAGGCTGGGTAGAGATAGAACGGTGGGGAGCCCCTGACCCAGGGTGAACTGTGGGGACTGGCAGGCATCTCCTACAGCATAAAGCAAATGCCCTGGAAAGAGAAATGCAGTTATGGCTCACAGTCCCAGGGCAGTTTTATGCCTTTGGGCTGCTTCCCACAGGTCCCTTTCGGGATCCTGCTGCTGGCATCATAGCCAGAGCCTGAACTCCTCAGGTTGTTTCTTTAGCTGACTGGATTTTATTGCTGGGTTTGTTCTGTGACCCACTAGCAAAGGCTTTACAAAGGCACTCAATAGGCATTCCCGGGAATCATGGTGGACTATGAATAAAAAACTTAGTGAGCAATTAGAGCACCAAGGAGACCCACTGAGCACAACAGCGAAGAGCAAGAAGTTACATTGCAGATTGGGaagcaaaaccagaatgaaattatgaaatcatacaaaagaggaaatgaatGCAGTGGCTGACACTTGGAGactatttgaaaatacaaaattgcTTCTTGTGatggaattaaaaaaaggacacaactgcagaaaaaaaagccagtgaTTTCATGGCATGAGAGAATGCTGATTAAGTTTAGTGAATGATGTTTTTAAGATACTAAAAAGAGTTTCAATCAATTTGTTAGACATGTCTGCAGATATGGCATAGGATTATCACCACTGATAGAAATGCATGACAAATCCTAACTTTACCAGCCTAGCAATGAAGGCAGCATTCTTAGTAAAACTTTCAGGATCCTATTTTGAATCAGTATAATACTGATTTACCTGTGTCTCATGATCCATTGACTTCCATAAATTAATGTGATCTTTCTTAACACTCAGCTGAACCGAGCAAGTACCTTCCTTATACTTCTGTTTTCCTCCAAGTATTgtagtttgttttttccacCTAGTGCTTAAGCAAgaattctggaatttttttggtgAATATTCATATTAATTCTGAATTTCTCTGGAGCACATTTACTTTTTAGAAGCTGGAAGAAATTTAAACTCCAAGTAGAGTGAGCAAAATTTTTCTAAACACTGCACATCTCCTATGGGAAACAaatttttggattttgttttggcaGAAAAATTTCTATTATGAAGTCTAGTACTGCAAAGCATTCTAATATTCACCTGTGTTCAGGTTATATTTTGTGGATATTTCAAAAGTATAcacttatattaaaaaaacaactaaaaagaTAAATCACATTGACAGTATAATATAATCACCCTTCATTATTTCTTGAAGTAAGTACTGGGTATAAATGGAGAAAAGCAAGCAGCTGTAATTCTTATCAATAGCCAGTTTGATAAGAAGCACTAAGGTCCAACAGGAAATTCTCCTGAAGCAGAATCCTCTGACAGCAAATTGTGAATAACATCAAGCAAACATCAATCTCAATCTAACAGTAAAAAGATTATATTGAAATCTATGAAGAGGACACAGGCATCAACTGACTATTTCAGGCCAATATTAGGTAATTTCATCTTTTCTGTTGCAAACTGCTCCAGTGCTACCAACTGCTGTAAGAGTTTCTTGTGGGTCATTACCCACACTCATCTCCCTCTGCCTGGTGACACATGGTTtggcattttgtgttttaattctGGATGTCCTGACATTCACAGGTTACATTAATTAAAACTTCAGTGTTCATTTTCTGGTGCACCTGGTGCCATGGAAAAGTATGAGAAATAGTTCATCATTCCTAATCCCTCACGAATGAAGCCTGGGGTGCCCCATACAGCGTGTGTAGGGAGACTTGGACAGACATACAGACTTCACAGTTAATTTTAGATCATGCAATTGGGTCTTTTAATTGTTCTGAAAAACACCTCTCTTTTCTGAGAGGTCTCATTTCCTTTCTGAATGTGTGCAGTTCactgctcctgcccttcccacaAAGAGGAAGTAGGTAGAAAGAGGCGGCAACACTGTAGCAACGAGTCATTGtgatagaaatagaaatagaaatatcaACACAAAACAGTGTTCCAGTTTAGCCTACAATGAAAGCTCTTTGTGAGGTTGTGTCTGTGTTCCTAACgcattttctatttatttatttttctttgtcagttTGCTTTAGACACTCACAGGGGAAATGATGTATTTCCAGTGAAGCAGACAATGGATAATAATTGAGGTTCATGACAGGTGTGAACCAAACTAAACAGGACAAAGACTTtcaactgcagagaaaaaaaatcaagaaaatagtAATCAgtaaagagaaatacagaagtCTTAGATACCTGCAAAAATGCTGACCctctttttttcagacattCTGTACTGAACTATCTACATAAGGATGTTTTGTGctttcagaagagacagaaaaaaaaccaactctaACAGAAGCTGTACTTCAAATGTCCTATACTTCACACTGGTCCAATAATGTGCAGACACCAATATTTCGGCAAAATTCACTTCTGCCATGATAACCTCCTCTGGTGTTCTCTGAGCAGGATAGGTACTCCTAACAAAACTACTTCTGCTGGAGTAATTCTCACCTGTAGAGACTCTTGTAGGAACAGCTAAAGGACCCTCAAATCTTGTCACACCACTGCCCCCATGACACTGCACGCCTGTAAAAGTGTCCTGTtccagaaaggaaggaggacaTTAAGTCCTTCTTtccagaaagagaagaaaaacactcATTTCTGTGAAGACTTCCACTGTCTGAGAGGACACATCGATAGAAGCAGGCATGGTGCTGTCACAGCTAGCTGATGGCTACAAACCTGCACTCCAATTTCTGTTATGAAAAAACATCTTTAGTGTTGTTGATTTTGCTAAGTCTATGCAGAAAaccatgcacacacacacacacacatatgcatgCAGACACCTCTGATTTCCCATCAGTGGAAGATCAGCATCTGAACTGTGTGGCTGGCTGGTGAGACACACATCCATGCATGCATGTTGtcttaaatattaatttcaacATCCTGATTTTGTCTCTTATGAGGAAGGGAGAGTGAGCTAGCCAGGAAACTTTCCTTTAATGCAACAATTATTTgacaaaagaatattttatcaGAACAGTCTGGGGTGTGGTATCTTTTATTTAATTGCCCATGGTGTTTTCTTGTGCAGATGGCTAAGTGGTGGGCAAAGGCAGAGCCTGCCCAGGAAGGAAGGGATACATGGTTataacagcatttttttgtgccctctgctcttctgtttctGGATTTGTCTGCCTGAGCAACCTCTGCACCTCCTGCCCAGCATATCCAGCACCCCAGAGCTGTAAAACCTGGAAATGTCTCCAGGGCTATTTGAGCTGAGTCATAACTGCAGACTGCTATGATGAGTGCTCAGCTGCTAAGTGACCTGGGACCTGCcctgagtgctgctgctgctgcttccatcTGTGCCACCGCGCACCTGCTATGTCATGCACAGGCAGGATGAGAGGAATGTAACCTCCTGCAGACCTCCTGGCAGGGTTCAGTTCATTCCAATAGGTCAAACATGGATGCTGGAACTAATGGTGTAGGATGTCTTGATGAAACAATACATATATaggatgtttttccttctcaaacTTGTTTGGAGACCCATCACACCTGACGGACAGCACTCTTGACACTGCTTCAATGAGGCTGAAGGGCTGGTTGGAGATAATGATTTGAGGACTGCACGAATGCTGTGCTTGGTCTGTGCCATCACTGGGATAGAAGCCTGTGTAAGAGATTGGGCATAAGATTTCTTGCCCTCTGAGAGAAGGCTTCTGTAAACCCAGCGCTGTGACACAGATGTAGGTTAGTGTCACACCAAGTGTGGGAATGGGACTTCAAGGTTAGAAATAGCAAAACCTTGGGCTTTCACCTGATTTGTTCTGGAAGGCGTAAGAAAACCTGGTTTTGTGTTGGTGTGTGAGGCAATGTCTACGTAACACAGCAAAGTTCAGCTCACAGAGAGCCATTGTTAAACCCTGTCTGGAGAGCTGATGCCTGTTACTGCCCTCTCATTTCACATATGGAAATGCATGTTCTGCCTTGAACACAAAGCTACCTCAAGAAAAGCTTCCAGTGTTAAGGAATCTAAAACACATAAGTATAAGGAATGCTAAAGGGACAACTTTAAATGAACAATGTcataaaaaatcagttttaacaGACATCTTGAAGGGCCTGTTGACATCTCTGTTAATCATGTCTGTGTAGTCCTTCAAGAATACATGACTGTTATTTTCATTATTGCAAGATTTTCACataatttattaaaaccttGCCGTTCTGTTTTATATAATTAAGgctatattttatttaaagttcaCACCAGGTATTCTATAAGAAATGTACACAGCCTTATTACAGCTGCTGTGGAATCGTAAATTCAATGTATAAATGTTTTATGCCTACCTTCAGGTAGGCAtaaatgtttataatttttatgtAGTTTTTGATGCTGGAGGTGCTAGGCTTAGTGCCTTTCTATCACCCCTAGAAAGATTTGTACTGCTGTAAAACTTTTGTGTTACTATACGGATAGAATAAAGATCAGTTTTGAAATACCTTATTACTATTTTCAAACTTCATAACTTGTCAAACAgtcatttaaacatttttattttgccttaaAACATATAAACATTTATCtaattaaataatatacattGAATATTAAATTCAATTTTTGCATGCAATATTcaatcacattttcttttccgTATGTTGTATGAAAAGGCATTTCTGCCTCCATGTGCCTGGCTCCAAGACAACCTGAAATCCTGTGCTCAAAGGTGCTTAACAGCTTCTGCCTCGGTATGGGTACAGTAGTACTGACAAGTGGTAGTTCCGTGGACAAGattcgtgtgtgtgtgtatatatatatatatatatatatatatatatatgcaaaactgaaaaatatacaaaattatATCTGAGTCagatacatatacatatatagaaatcttcttttttgttgaatataaacatttttttcctgtttaacaGTCTACCTTACTAAAAAATAGCAGTAACTTCCAACCATAATCATCTTGGCAGGATAATAGTTTATCTGAATCATGGATCTAATTAACACTGTTTCAAGGGTTTGTTTGCAGTCATTCACTCTGTGTAAACATAATAACCCCAACTATCACAGAATAGGAACATAATACTGTGTACTCATTAAGCTGTAAGTTCATCTACTCtaaaatttgcctttttaaatCATACAAGGCTGCCTGTATTTCATGAATTTTCAAAGGTTAGTTTAAAATTACCTATTGTTACTTTATTGCTGGCATATTCAGCTTTTCTCTGGAATAAAGTTTTAGCATACCTTCTCATTTAGGGGTAAAGCTATGGGAAATAAGGCAGGCTTTTTGGCCCCCTCAGGGTGGTGCCTGCTTGAACCCTCTTGATAACCTGAACTTGGGGACATACTTGTAGAGGTGATTTCCCGGGGAAGAAGAGAACCCTGGAATAATGCTTTGGAAAACCCCATCCAAAATGCCATAAGCAAGAGCTTATTCACATGTTCAAGCATGCAAATGTTACTAGAAGGTTCCTCATTCTTTGTGTTACCATAGGTTGATTTTTGGTGCAGGAATTTCAATATTCCTAACCGTTCTCTCCTATTGGACCCTTCCCTCAAACCCCAACTTAATGCCCCATCCACACCAGGGTGCATAAGTACCCCTGTCAGACTATAAACCCTGCCATTTGCCCCTTGTTACTGCCTTGCCCCAGTTTGTTTCAATACAGTGGAGACCttattgtttgtttggtttgtatTATTAAAACTGCTTTTCGGACAATGGATGGAAGCTGTCTCTCTCTCCATTGAGTTGCCATCGGGCTGAGTCCCGAGGAAACTCAAAGGGGTCTGAACGTCCAGGCTCGGACCCCTCAGGAGTTTCACACACTGTTAGGGGCACCTCAGTGGAGGGGATTTTGTAAAACTAAAGCTCTTCCCTGGCTTTATATACCaacaattttaaacaaaaatgtcaCTTGCGATTCAACTAAAGCAAAAATATCTCAGCTGTGAATATTAAgctcaaaaaaataaagaaaaaaatctgcaatatTACAGACTGTAAGGAAGCTGGACAAtgaaaataacttatttttggTAAGCTGAAGAAACAGTGTATGTGcaggtgtgtttgtgtgtgatTACATTTTCCTAATCAATTTCAAGCCTTGTCTGGATGTCAGAGAGGAAGTTTGGTAGCCATTGCTACCAGGACCACTACGTGCCAAGGGCCTCAGCATTGCTACTCCCCAGGAAACAAAAACCTCACCCAGAAAATTAGGCTGGCCTGATGCTTGGATCCAACAAACTAAAGGACAGATCAAGAGACCATGGAATAAAAGACAGTATAGATACTGCTTTAGTTCCCTGGAGACTGACAGCCCCAAAAAGctaagaataaatgaaaaaaaaaatcatagtacTCAAGCAGGTGCCGCAGGGGCTACAAATATGAAGCAAAGCCCATGAAGTCACATCATATAGAAAAGGCTATTGGTATTGCGTGTAATAAGGATTTTGAAATATTCCAtataaaagcagaagcagataTTACTattgtaattaaaattataaaagctgGCAGATGATGACAGACAACAGTATCAGAGATTTCAGCGAATATTCATCCCTGGTCAACTGGTGATGGAGAAATGACAAACGTGAGAGTGGTTCTGATGAACGTAAGATGATAAACTTCAGCTTTGGTTTTAGTAACTCTGAATTTCTTATCCATTATTCTGTGTCTCAAAAGCCAGGAAGGGGCCAAAGGCTATTTACCtttgttttacattttgaaagcaaacattttttctgGGGTGGGGGGCACTGATCAATGgtcacttgggaaaaaaatctgaattggTCAAGCAACCATAGAATTACAGCATAGTCTGGATTGGAAGGGGCCTTCAAAGATCATCTCATCCAAtccccctgtcatgggcagggacaccttctgctagaccagattgctcaatCTGAATAATGCTGGGCTTCTCCAAAGACAATACCACCTAccaaataaagcatttttggCACCAGGTGCAAAAATGTCAAGACAAACTTAAGACACCATAAcgaaggaaaagaaatcaaagggaTGTGACAACAGTAGAAAGCACAGTGAATTTTGGCTCAGTGAAAAGAGTTACTCATTGCTGAAACTTGTGCTGGCCTCTATCCACACAACAGCAAGGTGTTTAcctttgtttttgaaatgtctggctttttcaaaatgcaaaagaacTTGCTAAGTCCCTGGCTCATGTATGCCCTAAATCTAATGCGTATGTCCCTTCCTGTGAGGCCAGAGATGTTCTTTTAGTGATAGCTCTAGAGGCACATGTCTGTAAGAAAGGCATAAATTCAGTGATCAAGTCTACTCACATGATTTTGGCAGGTCCAAACATTTATGTAAAACAGGATCCATTTGTAAGATATGACAGGGAGGTTCAACACTCCGCTACTCCAAATCCTCCACAGTAACTTTGGCTTGCTGTCAAAGTGTTGTGCCATTACAAATGTAAAAACACCCACAACACAATACCTATTTCAAGGGCTGAATCTCTTCTCACCTATCTGGGTGATGAtcagccctgctctctgtgCATCAGGCATATTCAAAGTCTCAGCATTTGCGTTACCCACGCAAACAGTTAAACAAGGACAAGACAGGCATGCAGAGGCGGGGAGAACTGAATGAGCTTATAGCAAGATGTTAAGGAGTAGTTAGAAGCTACAGAGCTAGGCATTTTCTGATATAACTGGACAAGTGATGTACTATGGGCATCCCAAAATCAGACAGTGGctaaggctggaaggg
This window contains:
- the KCNK13 gene encoding potassium channel subfamily K member 13, with the translated sequence MACRGACCCSSAGRLNADNARFLLLAVLIVLYMLCGAAVFSAIELPTEREAKERWEERLENFTRRHNLSRAELRHFLREYEEASVAGIRVDDIRPRWDFTGAFYFVGTVVSTIGFGMTTPATVGGKIFLIFYGLIGCAGTILFFNLFLERLITVIAYVMKSCHERQLRRKGVLPHNGRRGSGTSEVDSLAGWKPSVYYVMLILCVASLIISCCASAMYTPIEGWSYFDSLYFCFVAFSTIGFGDLVSSQNIRYESQGLYRFGNFIFILMGVCCIYSLFNVISIVIKQSINWILKKMACKCCHRCQRRLFRSRRNVVMPGNVRSRRNISIETDIVNESDTDGRRLSGEMISMKDFLASNKVSLAIMQKQLSETANGYPRQMSSNSKQNGFSGGVGALAIMNNRLAETSVHR